From the Deinococcus gobiensis I-0 genome, the window AGTCGGCCCAGGCGTCGTACTCGACATCCGCCATGATGGCGTCGTAGACCGCCGCCAGGGCCGTGAAGGGAGGATGCTGCATGACCGTCACTGTAACGGCTCAGGCGCAGTCTCAAGGGCGCCGTCAGCTTTCCGGTCCTGGCCGCCCTGAAATGTGCGCTCCGTGAGAAAAGGTCCGCTGGCTCCCCGGCGGGTGGCCGGGTACGGTGGACCTATGAACAGAGTGATGCTGGCGACCGGTCTGAGTGCCCTGCTGCTGAGCGCGTGCAGCGTGGTGGGGACCCGCAGCGCGGCCGTGTCGGGCCAGCTGCGCGGCTTCAGCGCCGACCAGAACCTGCGCCTCGCACTGGTGGGGTACAACAACGGCCAGTACACCGCCGACGGCTCGCAGGCCCAGGTCATCGACAAGTTCCTGACGGGCGGCTACACCCTGACCCTGCCGCGCGACGTGCCCTACGGCACCTACCGCGTGATCGTGTTCCGTGACGCGAACAACGACGACCGCTACAACGCGGGCGATACGGTCCTGAGCCGCTACAGCGGCAAGCTGCTGGTCTATGCCGCGCGCGACAATGCCGTCTTCAACGGGACCAAATACGGCTGGAACATCTACGACGGCAACACCGGCCAGATCCAGACGACCCTCCTGAACAACTACGACCTCCAGTCGGCCAACTGAGTCGTGAGCCCCGGACCTCCCCCGGTGTGCGGGGGTCCGGGGCCCGTGCGAGTGGCCCGGCCGTCAGCGGACGGTCTTGCTGATCAGGGTATTGGTGTAGAACTCGCTGGCCTTCGCGACCGCAGGCAGTTTGTCCTGCTTGACCAGCGCCGCGACCGCCTTGGTCCAGGCGGCGGGGTCGCTGGCTCCCAGGCCGTTCTGCGCGGTGTAGGTGCTGCCCATCAGCGGCACGCTGGCCTTCAGGATGTCGAGGCCGCCGCCGCTGGCCCCGAAGACCGGCTGCGCGAGCTTGAAGGCGCGGGCAGGGTCGCTGGTCGTGAACTTCAGGCCGCGCTGCGAGGCCCGGACCACCTTGCGGGCGAGGTCGCCGCTCAGGTTCTTGCCGGTCGTGATGAGGCCCACGCCGACCATGGGGTAGGCCCCGGTCACGTCGAGGGTATAGACCTTCTGGCCCGAGGCGCGCAGCTGCACGACCTCGTTGTTCACGTACCCGGCAGCGGCGTCCACCCGTCCGGCGCGCACGGCGTCGAGCTGCGTGAAGCCGATGTTGGCGAGGCGCACGTTCCCGTCCAGCCCCGCGCTGCCCAGCAGGGCCTGCACCGCGTTGTAGGTGCTGCCGTAGGGGCCGGGGATGCCCAGGGTCTTGCCGCGCAGGTCGGCGGCCGAATTCAGGGGTTTGAGGCTGAAGACGGTGACGGGCGTCTTCTGGTACATCGCCATGACGTAGCGCACGTCGGCTCCCTGGGTGCGCGCGAAGATGGCGTCCTCGGGGTCGCCCACCACGAAGTCGAGTTTGCCCTGGAGCAGCAGCGGCATCAGCTCGTTGACGTAGCCGTGCTGGAATTTGACGTTCAGGCCCTCGGCCTTGAAATACCCCAGCTTGTCGGCGACGTAAAAGGGCGTGAACTGCACGTTGGGCACGTAGCCCAGACCGACGTTGACGGTGCGGACAGACGCGCTCTGGGCCGCGCCGACAGACGCGCCGAGCAGGGCGAGGGTGGCCAGGAGGGAGCGGGACATGGGGCGAGTATAGGCACCGCGCCGGACCCTTCTGTGACCTTTATGCCACGCCGCGTCCGTCTGAGTGCGGGGTGAGGGCCGGGCGCTGGGGCCTGCACCTCCGGCTCAGGGGACTGGCACGCGGCAGGAAATGGGGTAGGATACAGGGTACGGCCTGAGCGGCGCGCAAGCACTTGCCGCAGCCGCGACATAGGACAGCCCTGTGCGAGAGCAGGGCACAAAGGAGCACAGCATGACGAATCCCGAAGACCAGCAGCAGGCGGCGGCTCAGACGCACGACGCGACCCCCGCAGAACTGCGCGACGTTCTGCCCGAACTGCAGGGCGAACCCGACGAGGACCCGGTTCTCGACGCCCAGGAGGCCGAGGCCGAGGGCACCGAACTGGCTGCCCAGGGTGAAGGCGAAGGCGAAGACGGCGAAGACGAGTACATCGACGCCGACGACCTGATTGACCTGCTGAACGAACTCAAGACCATGATCGAGGCTCAGGGCAAGGAAATCCGTGGCCTGCGCCGTGAGATGCGCGAAATGCGCGAGTCGCAGGGCAGCCAGGGCGGCTTCCGTGGCGGCGACCGTCCCAGCGGCGACCGCCCGAGCTTCGGCGGCGACCGCGGCGGCGACCGTGGCGGTTTCCGTCCCCGTGAAGACCGCGGCGGCTACGGCGGCGGCGACCGTGGCGGCCAGGGCGGCGGCTTCCGCCCCCGTGAAGACCGCGGCGGCTACGGCGGGGGCGACCGTGGCGGCTTCCGTGGCAACGACCGCGGCGGCGACCGTCCGAGCTTCGGCGGCGACCGTGGCGGCCAGGGCGGCTTCCGCCCCCGTGAAGACCGTGGCGGCGACCGTCCGAGCTTCGGTGGCGACCGTGGCGGCCAGGGCGGCGACTTCCGCCCCCGCGAGGACCGTGGCGGCGACCAGGGCGAGTTCCGCCCCCGCGCCCGCGCCGACCGTGGCTGGACCAACCGCCGCACCGACGAGGAATAACCTCTGAGCGACAGGGCCGCCTCCGATATGGGGGCGGCCCTGTCGCCGTTCCGTTCCGGGTCGCCTCAGAACAGTTCGTCGAGCAGCTGGTAGTAGGCGAGTTTGTGTGGGTCCACCAGGGCGCGGCCATACTGGTCGAGAAAGGCTTCGGCATGCTCCGGGCCGAGGTTGCGCGCGGCGCTGCGGTAGGCCAGCGCGAGGTCGGCGTGACGGTCCGCGATACCCGCCCGGCCCACGTCCACGAAACCCTCGACGTACTCGCCCGCCACCAGCAGGTTCGGCAGGCAGGGGTCGCCGTGCGTCACCACGAGGTCCTCCTGCCCCGGCCGGGTGCGCGCCAGTTCGTTGAAGACGCTGGTGGCCGTGCGCCCGCTGCGCGACACGTCGAAATCGGTCTCGTCCACCACGCCCGCCGCTACGCGTTCGCGGGCCAGGGGCAGGGTCACCGCCAGGGTCATGGTGAAGGGGCAGTCGCGCAGCGGCAGGGCGTGCAGCTCGCGCAGCGCCCGCGCCAGCAGTCCGGCCATGCGCGCCGGGTGCAGCGCAGCGTCGGGGTCGCTCATGGGAATCCCCGGCAGGCGCGTCATGGCGAGGTAATCGAAGTCGCCCTCCGACTCCAGGCCCACCACCGCCGGAACCGGGACGCGCCCGGCGAGGTAGCGCAGCCGCTCGCGCTCCTGGGGCAGGGTGCTGACCGGCAGGCCGCCGCGCGACTGCACCTTCACCACATGCCGTGACGAGCGCCACACGCCCGCGCCGCTGTGGCCCAGGGTGACGCGCTCCCAGCGGGCGGCGGGCAGGACGCGGCGCAGGCCGCCGGGCAGGGTCAGGGCGTCGGGCAGGGTCATGAAGGGAAGATAGGCCAGGAACGGACCCGCGAAGGGCGCGCCCGCCCCAGGATAGGAACGTGTTTCGCGACAAACCGGCCAAGGCGCAGCCGTCCCCTCTCCAGGACGACTGGTTCAGTGTGCTGATCGGCCGCACCCGTTTCGTGGTCTTCATCGCCGTGATCGCCGTGCTGCTGGTGGCCTTCAGCCTGTTTCTCCAGGGCACCTGGGTCGCGCTCGAAACCATCTACGAGACGTGGCGCGACCTGTTCGGGCAGCGCGAGGACAGCACCACGAGCGAGCTGGCCGTCCAGTTTCTGGAGGTCGT encodes:
- a CDS encoding ABC transporter substrate-binding protein produces the protein MSRSLLATLALLGASVGAAQSASVRTVNVGLGYVPNVQFTPFYVADKLGYFKAEGLNVKFQHGYVNELMPLLLQGKLDFVVGDPEDAIFARTQGADVRYVMAMYQKTPVTVFSLKPLNSAADLRGKTLGIPGPYGSTYNAVQALLGSAGLDGNVRLANIGFTQLDAVRAGRVDAAAGYVNNEVVQLRASGQKVYTLDVTGAYPMVGVGLITTGKNLSGDLARKVVRASQRGLKFTTSDPARAFKLAQPVFGASGGGLDILKASVPLMGSTYTAQNGLGASDPAAWTKAVAALVKQDKLPAVAKASEFYTNTLISKTVR
- a CDS encoding APH(3') family aminoglycoside O-phosphotransferase, whose product is MTLPDALTLPGGLRRVLPAARWERVTLGHSGAGVWRSSRHVVKVQSRGGLPVSTLPQERERLRYLAGRVPVPAVVGLESEGDFDYLAMTRLPGIPMSDPDAALHPARMAGLLARALRELHALPLRDCPFTMTLAVTLPLARERVAAGVVDETDFDVSRSGRTATSVFNELARTRPGQEDLVVTHGDPCLPNLLVAGEYVEGFVDVGRAGIADRHADLALAYRSAARNLGPEHAEAFLDQYGRALVDPHKLAYYQLLDELF